ACCCAAAGTTACAGAAAAGAGAATTGTGGGCAAACGAGTAGGTCCAGCGATCTGGGATCGGCGTCATTcgatgtaaaattataaattatatgtaaGTAAATTATTTTCGGGCGGATTTCGGGTGCACAAAGTTATAGGCTATCCCTCATTAACCTTTCTTTAACTAAAACGTTTCATCTGAAAAATAATCTAAAACATGTATAACACCCATTGGTTTGACACTACAtactaaaaatatcaaactgTTTGCGGAACTTTCTATCTATGACCTTTTCGTTGCTTTTAAACCATGTTATCTAACTGAATAGCAGTACCGCTTGAATAACATTCTACGAGTGACGTTTTACTTCATACTTGCCGTTTGAATGTAAACTGTTAGACTGCTTGTCTGATTGTCAAACGAATAATAGCACAATTGTATTGAcattaaacaaaacaacaaaaatatatgcaGCGGAAATACGCACttgtttatttcatctttatgTCAAGAACAATCATAAACGCAAGCATTAGTAATGGCGTAAACTGGATGTTGATAGTATCTAAATTCATTACTATCAATGATTTTCcgtttgatatacatgtacaaatatattCCTATATGAATAAGAAATACGACACATTGAAAAATGCACTAACACTTTCAAACTGGTTGTTCACTATAGAAGTAAAGAGCATGTAGTTACTCCTTTATTAGTTTAAAACAGTGTAACCTTCAGGAACTTTTCAGATATGTAGAACTTTATACACGGATGTTGTATAGGATCGTAGCAAAATATATGAAGCAGAAATTAACATTCCATTCGGTGTAATTTGAGCCTTTTCATTAATATCCTTTCCGGTCAAAAGGGATTCTTCTGTAGTTTGATTAAAGTTATTTACTTctatttacttttgtttatgTTTGCAAGGAAAATGCCGCCAACGGCGACAGAACCAATTGCTAGTGCTGGCGAGAAGAGTGAAACTACAGCAACGCCTGCAATAAAACTACCTAGCTTTGAGGCAACTTGAAATGATACCGCTCGACCAACCTTACATCTGGTTGCAAAGTGCTCGCAGTTGTTCTTCACTACATCATAAGCACCCCAAAGCCTAGGATTGGCAGCGAGAGCTTCCGCATTTCTTGCTGCTTCCTCGGCAGGAAGGCATTCAGAACTTTTATATATGTACCGGATTAATCTCCGTTTGCCTTGTCCTATAAACTCTAATATGTCAATAACCCGGACAATtgcattcattttatttgtaCCATTGAAGTCAGCTACACCAATTTCGTGTCCTAGGAATATGCCATGATGATAGTACTTGACTCCAGCCATTTCCCCCTGCACTGCAATATGGTCTCCTCTTTTCAGTGACCTAAATTAGATTGAAAGATATACCATTGTGTTAATCATACATGCTTGTATTTAAACTAATATTAGATATTAAGGGACAACAGCAACGTGACTGTGGTTTTCGCGtttttcaatcttattttttaagaaagaaaaatcaCCATAAAGTAAATCAgctatcatgaaaaatattgagCATAATTGTTTTAATCAAGCCATCCATGCATGTCTTCAGTCAACACACATTGGCATTCCAAGTAAACaaatttctctctctctctctctctctctctctctctcttacctatctacctacctacctcAAACTATCTAGACATCTCTCTTTTGAGTGTTATGTGCATGGCCGcatatgtttaaagtttaaatgaaGAAATTCACATGAAGATGAAAGCGATTCAAATGTATGCAAGAGTATTAATTTCCTGGTTGAAAGCCTATCAAAAATTCTTCTTTGGATGAACGttatatctaaaaacaaaaatgattatcATAAAATGTGTACTTGTGTTTATTGTAATATTTGCCAAAATGAttgacattttataatgtaatataTCTGTACGTCGAAATTGGACAATTGCTTTGCTTGAATACGACCTTCAGACACTGATATACTTACACACTATTGTTTACAAATAACGTTTTCAGTGGTCGTAATTTCTACAGGTAAGATTATAGTTCTGTCTGGCTGATGTACTTTCCTTTATACTCGTTCAAGTGAAAAGGTTATTATTATTTAGATGTGTATTTGTATACAAGTGTAAGCCTGACAATAGATGCTTCTATATGACTTTCATTAGATTAGGATTTTTTCTAAATGGTTCATCTTTCTGTAGAAGAAAAATACGCATTCTAGcaaaatgattatatgaaatgTATATAACTCACCTTAACTGAGTAATATTTTCAGCTGTTATGCTAATGTTTGCCATGCTCGAAATCCAATATTTCTTAAAGatcacaaaatgaacattttggtTTGAACATGTTTCGCTGTTTACGAAATTCCAGGCTACACTGCACTGTATAAAATTACATTGGCACACACTCACACAAGTCTACCTGAGTGTttacataaatcattatattAACATGCATAGCTGCATAGCTCTGCACATGTGCACTATTCATtcgtaataaattatttctgtaaaaatcaACTAAAAGTATTTCTTAGCACTTAGACCCTGTTGTGACATTGGTTGACCGTCATAAAAAACATTACGAGAAGACGGTCAGACTCTGAAAATGATTCTAAAACTATtctgtacaaaaatatatttctaataatCAAAGATAAATCTgtgattttcatatttaatttgacTGTAAGTAAAATATCGAAAGTGACTGTAACGTTTTCGAGTGTTTCCACTGGAcctaaaacaaggacaaatatgcAATAGGATAAGCCTTGTTCCAAGAACAACACCCTAAAACAGAGGCCCTGATTATTATgaatatgtaaatgttttatatacgAATAGGTTAACTTGTTATCATACTATCTTAATAATTCCTAATAAATACACATCTTTGCGATTTTCGAAGATTGAAAACACaatacaaaaatatcattaatattcaaaataaaaatatacgaaTGTTTTAACGTATAATTCACCATCATTATAGTTCAAACTAAATACACATCTTTGCCATTTTCAAAGAGTGAAAACACAacacaaaaatatcattaatcttcaaaataaaacaaaatatcttaacaaaTATTACGTAATAGTTTAATCCTGAGTATCAAAATTCTTTTAGGCCGGTCAAAAATATTGTTGAGGTTGAATTGAGTTTACGCCCTTGGAACGTTGAGCACAGCTTTATGCACAAAAAAATAGTTAATATAACTGTTTAAGTATATTAAGTAATTTGAAAAGAGAATTCAGATACAACAAATGCTATTTGAATAGTCCGaaactaaataaaacatataaatgcTTACGAATCCATTGAAGGTACTGAAAGGCATTGTAAAAGATGTTCTAACATATTGGCTCGCCTTTCCTCACCAAGTGTGTATACTTGCCTATCATTTGCTCAAAGGCAATggatataaatcaaaatttaaatatgttaacAAGCAAGAGAAAATATGTTAACAAGCAAGAGAATAGATACCTTTTTATCATATAACTTAAgtaaaaatatcttgtttttgcAGATTAATTACTTTTCGGTAGTAAGTACTCAGTCTTCGAAAATGGCAAAATATGTTCAAGTTTTGAGACGAAAAGggagggacataattatacaaaatgtgAATAGCctctatattgaatattttttcctgtgaaatgaacaaaatatggGATCTGTACACAAACTCAAGTTAGTCGAAAATATTATAGATTTGTATACCATTAAGGTAATGCAGCCTTAAAAACAcagtttatttacttattttattgggtttaac
This Mercenaria mercenaria strain notata chromosome 17, MADL_Memer_1, whole genome shotgun sequence DNA region includes the following protein-coding sequences:
- the LOC123536903 gene encoding egg-laying defective protein 26-like; this translates as MANISITAENITQLRSLKRGDHIAVQGEMAGVKYYHHGIFLGHEIGVADFNGTNKMNAIVRVIDILEFIGQGKRRLIRYIYKSSECLPAEEAARNAEALAANPRLWGAYDVVKNNCEHFATRCKVGRAVSFQVASKLGSFIAGVAVVSLFSPALAIGSVAVGGIFLANINKSK